The following coding sequences are from one Musa acuminata AAA Group cultivar baxijiao chromosome BXJ1-6, Cavendish_Baxijiao_AAA, whole genome shotgun sequence window:
- the LOC135583382 gene encoding uncharacterized protein LOC135583382 isoform X3 has protein sequence MWTNVPISVLILVAFRVLSYDVELRWRVRPVPKQTYLSHLEKKQLRLEDSRLSIVVPTSRWKRKFDSPLVEAAVEEFINKILQDFVIDLWYSSISPDKEAPELIRSFVLDVLGEISGRVKQINLVDLLTRDLIDLVGNQLDLYRKNQSEIGVNVMITLSSEERDEKLKRHLMASKELHPALFSPESEYKVLQRIVGGVLSLALKPREAQCPLVRCLCRELLTCLVVQPVMKFASPGYINELIEYVFLNNKDSSNMEATSDRSLRHSGQNTQSCQLGLVQSGGEKLTDGSEHSHPYVSQKDSLNHIPPRPADWAMVLEATTKRRTEVLAPENLENMWTKGRNYQKKTANLIKTGTPQRSVNTTPGCINTTVQAGSAGKELATYMSESIKGIDENYMVHLTQGVVNNEHHGSYDPEKSQSMELGNIDGNEKHASKSNNNIQLKRSSSTPDMDAIFKTKSDDGTSFKEKCHIDIAKHKEAQSSDVVSHSEGSLHLPKIKCRVVGAYFEKLGSKSFAVYSIAVTDLENKTWFVKRRYRNFERLNRHLKDIPNYSLHLPPKRFLSSSIDDYFVHQRCILLDKYLQVCFIPSPCNLLVWSALLSGRLSILLLQDLLSIANVAEQHEVWDFLSVSSKNYSCGKSTSLVKTLAVNVDDAMDDVFRQFKGSSDGLTLKVAGTSPSHATSPSVADKVLSSSWNPNEISKQISGFSSMETSHSLSEDEAHDDDRSTAANNGWHSDNELNSKSFPPRVFNRIKEYSSLESQRIQESDKFDRIGSDVSKNLLASDILEDPVGMPPEWAPPNVSVPMLNLVDKIFQLNRRGWLRRQVYWISKQILQLIMEDAIDDWILRQIHWLRRDDVIAQGIRWVQDVLWPNGTFIIRLGSSQGELDDFNIDQKPSQSTSGSYGDKVTRPSSFEAQLEAARRADDVKKMLLGGAPTALVSLIGSNQYRRCARDIYYFSQSTICIKQLAYSMLEMVLVSVFPELSDVMLDIHDKARKQS, from the exons ATGTGGACAAATGTCCCCATTTCTGTTCTCATACTTGTGGCCTTTCGTGTTCTTTCTTATGATGTCGAGCTCCGTTGGAGGGTGCGGCCAGTTCCTAAGCAAACATATTTGTCCCATttggaaaagaagcagttacgtcTTGAAGATTCTCGCCTTTCTATTGTGGTGCCCACTTCAAGATGGAAGAGGAAATTTGATTCACCTCTTGTTGAGGCTGCTGTTGAGGAATTTATTAACAAAATTTTGCAGGACTTTGTCATCGATCTCTGGTATTCATCTATATCTCCTGATAAGGAGGCTCCGGAACTAATACGCTCCTTTGTGCTTGATGTACTTGGTGAAATATCAGGAAGAGTTAAACAAATCAACCTTGTTGACTTGTTAACAAG GGATCTCATTGACTTGGTAGGGAATCAGCTTGACCTTTACAGGAAAAATCAGTCTGAGATAGGTGTGAATGTTATGATAACTTTATCTTCGGAGGAAAGGGATGAAAAATTGAAGCGTCATCTAATGGCTTCCAAGGAACTTCATCCTGCTTTATTTTCACCAGAAAGTGAATACAAG GTACTTCAACGTATTGTTGGAGGAGTTTTATCCTTAGCCTTGAAACCACGAGAGGCTCAATGCCCATTAGTTCGGTGTCTCTGCCGAGAGTTGTTGACCTGCTTGGTTGTGCAACCTGTCATGAAATTTGCCAGCCCTGG GTATATCAATGAACTAATTGAATACGTGTTTCTCAACAACAAAGATAGCAGCAACATGGAGGCCACATCTGATAGGTCGCTTAGACATTCTGGGCAAAACACTCAAAGTTGTCAATTGGGATTAGTTCAAAGTGGTGGGGAAAAACTGACAGACGGTTCTGAGCATAGCCACCCATATGTATCACAGAAAGATTCTCTAAATCATATACCGCCTCGACCAGCAGACTGGGCCATGGTGCTGGAGGCTACTACAAAAAGGAGAACTGAAGTTCTTGCTCCTGAGAATTTGGAGAATATGTGGACTAAAGGAAGAAACTACCAAAAGAAGACTGCCAATCTAATAAAAACAGGGACACCGCAAAGATCTGTGAACACTACTCCAGGGTGCATAAACACTACTGTCCAAGCAGGCAGTGCAGGGAAGGAGTTAGCGACCTATATGAGTGAAAGTATAAAAGGTATAGATGAGAACTATATGGTTCACTTAACACAAGGAGTGGTAAACAATGAGCATCATGGTTCCTATGATCCAGAGAAGAGTCAATCCATGGAGTTGGGCAACATCGATGGAAATGAAAAACATGCCAGTAAAAGTAATAATAACATTCAACTGAAACGTTCTAGCAGCACTCCTGATATGGATGcaatatttaaaaccaaaagtgatGATGGGACTAGTTTCAAGGAGAAATGTCACATAGATATTGCCAAGCATAAGGAAGCGCAAAGTTCCGATGTGGTTTCCCATAGTGAAGGATCCTTGCATCTTCCTAAGATCAAATGTCGG GTTGTTGGAGCATATTTTGAAAAACTTGGATCGAAATCTTTTGCAGTTTATTCAATTGCTGTAACAGATTTGGAGAACAAGACCTGGTTTGTGAAAAGAAG ATATCGGAATTTTGAGCGTCTGAACCGGCATCTGAAGGATATACCTAATTATTCATTGCATTTACCTCCAAAGAGGTTTCTTTCATCCAGCATTGATGATTATTTTGTCCACCAGCGGTGTATCCTTCTTGACAAATATTTGCAAGTATGTTTTATACCTTCACCTTGCAATCTGTTAGTTTGGTCTGCACTTTTGTCTGGACGTCTTTCCATTTTACTTTTGCAGGATCTTTTGTCAATTGCTAATGTTGCAGAGCAACATGAAGTGTGGGactttttaagtgtttcttcAAAG AACTACTCTTGTGGAAAATCTACATCATTGGTGAAAACATTGGCAG TCAATGTGGATGATGCTATGGATGATGTATTTCGCCAGTTTAAAGGGTCTTCTGATGGTCTTACGTTGAAAGTTGCCGGTACATCACCATCTCATGCAACTTCTCCCTCTGTCGCTGACAAGGTTTTGTCATCGTCCTGGAATCCAAATGAGATAAGTAAACAGATCTCTGGATTTAGTAGCATGGAAACTTCGCATAGCTTGTCTGAGGATGAAGCACATGATGATGACCGATCTACCGCTGCAAATAATGGATGGCACTCGGACAATGAGTTAAACTCGAAAAGTTTTCCACCTCGTGTTTTCAATCGCATCAAAGAATATTCAAGCTTGGAATCTCAGCGGATCCAAGAATCAGATAAGTTTGACAGGATTGGTTCGGATGTCTCAAAAAATTTATTAGCCTCTGATATTTTAGAAGATCCAGTTGGAATGCCACCTGAG TGGGCACCACCAAATGTGAGTGTTCCAATGTTGAATCTGGTCGATAAAATATTTCAACTGAACAGGAGAGGTTGGCTAAG AAGACAGGTGTACTGGATTTCAAAACAGATCTTGCAATTGATAATGGAGGATGCAATTGATGATTGGATATTAAGACAAATCCATTGGTTAAGGAGGGATGATGTTATTGCTCAAGGAATTCGATGGGTTCAAGAT GTTCTCTGGCCTAATGGCACATTCATCATTAGGCTTGGTAGCAGTCAAGGGGAGCTTGATGATTTTAATATTGATCAGAAACCGTCTCAAAGTACAAGTGGTTCTTATGGTGATAAAGTCACTAGACCAAGCTCTTTTGAGGCCCAACTCGAGGCAGCTCGCAGAGCAGATGATGTTAAGAAAATGCTACTTG GTGGAGCTCCGACAGCATTAGTCAGCTTAATTGGATCAAATCAATATCGGCGCTGTGCAAGGGATATTTACTATTTCTCTCAG TCTACCATCTGCATCAAGCAGCTTGCATATAGTATGCTGGAAATGGTGCTTGTTTCAGTCTTTCCAGAATTAAGTGATGTGATGCTCGACATTCATGACAAGGCACGTAAACAGTCCTAA
- the LOC135583382 gene encoding uncharacterized protein LOC135583382 isoform X2 — protein sequence MRAMETLQDLIEEAKVRTVCWAICVFAISYFLSHTSKSMWTNVPISVLILVAFRVLSYDVELRWRVRPVPKQTYLSHLEKKQLRLEDSRLSIVVPTSRWKRKFDSPLVEAAVEEFINKILQDFVIDLWYSSISPDKEAPELIRSFVLDVLGEISGRVKQINLVDLLTRDLIDLVGNQLDLYRKNQSEIGVNVMITLSSEERDEKLKRHLMASKELHPALFSPESEYKVLQRIVGGVLSLALKPREAQCPLVRCLCRELLTCLVVQPVMKFASPGYINELIEYVFLNNKDSSNMEATSDRSLRHSGQNTQSCQLGLVQSGGEKLTDGSEHSHPYVSQKDSLNHIPPRPADWAMVLEATTKRRTEVLAPENLENMWTKGRNYQKKTANLIKTGTPQRSVNTTPGCINTTVQAGSAGKELATYMSESIKGIDENYMVHLTQGVVNNEHHGSYDPEKSQSMELGNIDGNEKHASKSNNNIQLKRSSSTPDMDAIFKTKSDDGTSFKEKCHIDIAKHKEAQSSDVVSHSEGSLHLPKIKCRVVGAYFEKLGSKSFAVYSIAVTDLENKTWFVKRRYRNFERLNRHLKDIPNYSLHLPPKRFLSSSIDDYFVHQRCILLDKYLQDLLSIANVAEQHEVWDFLSVSSKNYSCGKSTSLVKTLAVNVDDAMDDVFRQFKGSSDGLTLKVAGTSPSHATSPSVADKVLSSSWNPNEISKQISGFSSMETSHSLSEDEAHDDDRSTAANNGWHSDNELNSKSFPPRVFNRIKEYSSLESQRIQESDKFDRIGSDVSKNLLASDILEDPVGMPPEWAPPNVSVPMLNLVDKIFQLNRRGWLRRQVYWISKQILQLIMEDAIDDWILRQIHWLRRDDVIAQGIRWVQDVLWPNGTFIIRLGSSQGELDDFNIDQKPSQSTSGSYGDKVTRPSSFEAQLEAARRADDVKKMLLGGAPTALVSLIGSNQYRRCARDIYYFSQSTICIKQLAYSMLEMVLVSVFPELSDVMLDIHDKARKQS from the exons ATGAGGGCCATGGAGACGCTGCAAGATCTGATCGAGGAGGCCAAGGTTCGGACGGTTTGCTGGGCCATCTGCGTCTTCGCCATCTCCTATTTCTTGTCGC ATACAAGCAAATCGATGTGGACAAATGTCCCCATTTCTGTTCTCATACTTGTGGCCTTTCGTGTTCTTTCTTATGATGTCGAGCTCCGTTGGAGGGTGCGGCCAGTTCCTAAGCAAACATATTTGTCCCATttggaaaagaagcagttacgtcTTGAAGATTCTCGCCTTTCTATTGTGGTGCCCACTTCAAGATGGAAGAGGAAATTTGATTCACCTCTTGTTGAGGCTGCTGTTGAGGAATTTATTAACAAAATTTTGCAGGACTTTGTCATCGATCTCTGGTATTCATCTATATCTCCTGATAAGGAGGCTCCGGAACTAATACGCTCCTTTGTGCTTGATGTACTTGGTGAAATATCAGGAAGAGTTAAACAAATCAACCTTGTTGACTTGTTAACAAG GGATCTCATTGACTTGGTAGGGAATCAGCTTGACCTTTACAGGAAAAATCAGTCTGAGATAGGTGTGAATGTTATGATAACTTTATCTTCGGAGGAAAGGGATGAAAAATTGAAGCGTCATCTAATGGCTTCCAAGGAACTTCATCCTGCTTTATTTTCACCAGAAAGTGAATACAAG GTACTTCAACGTATTGTTGGAGGAGTTTTATCCTTAGCCTTGAAACCACGAGAGGCTCAATGCCCATTAGTTCGGTGTCTCTGCCGAGAGTTGTTGACCTGCTTGGTTGTGCAACCTGTCATGAAATTTGCCAGCCCTGG GTATATCAATGAACTAATTGAATACGTGTTTCTCAACAACAAAGATAGCAGCAACATGGAGGCCACATCTGATAGGTCGCTTAGACATTCTGGGCAAAACACTCAAAGTTGTCAATTGGGATTAGTTCAAAGTGGTGGGGAAAAACTGACAGACGGTTCTGAGCATAGCCACCCATATGTATCACAGAAAGATTCTCTAAATCATATACCGCCTCGACCAGCAGACTGGGCCATGGTGCTGGAGGCTACTACAAAAAGGAGAACTGAAGTTCTTGCTCCTGAGAATTTGGAGAATATGTGGACTAAAGGAAGAAACTACCAAAAGAAGACTGCCAATCTAATAAAAACAGGGACACCGCAAAGATCTGTGAACACTACTCCAGGGTGCATAAACACTACTGTCCAAGCAGGCAGTGCAGGGAAGGAGTTAGCGACCTATATGAGTGAAAGTATAAAAGGTATAGATGAGAACTATATGGTTCACTTAACACAAGGAGTGGTAAACAATGAGCATCATGGTTCCTATGATCCAGAGAAGAGTCAATCCATGGAGTTGGGCAACATCGATGGAAATGAAAAACATGCCAGTAAAAGTAATAATAACATTCAACTGAAACGTTCTAGCAGCACTCCTGATATGGATGcaatatttaaaaccaaaagtgatGATGGGACTAGTTTCAAGGAGAAATGTCACATAGATATTGCCAAGCATAAGGAAGCGCAAAGTTCCGATGTGGTTTCCCATAGTGAAGGATCCTTGCATCTTCCTAAGATCAAATGTCGG GTTGTTGGAGCATATTTTGAAAAACTTGGATCGAAATCTTTTGCAGTTTATTCAATTGCTGTAACAGATTTGGAGAACAAGACCTGGTTTGTGAAAAGAAG ATATCGGAATTTTGAGCGTCTGAACCGGCATCTGAAGGATATACCTAATTATTCATTGCATTTACCTCCAAAGAGGTTTCTTTCATCCAGCATTGATGATTATTTTGTCCACCAGCGGTGTATCCTTCTTGACAAATATTTGCAA GATCTTTTGTCAATTGCTAATGTTGCAGAGCAACATGAAGTGTGGGactttttaagtgtttcttcAAAG AACTACTCTTGTGGAAAATCTACATCATTGGTGAAAACATTGGCAG TCAATGTGGATGATGCTATGGATGATGTATTTCGCCAGTTTAAAGGGTCTTCTGATGGTCTTACGTTGAAAGTTGCCGGTACATCACCATCTCATGCAACTTCTCCCTCTGTCGCTGACAAGGTTTTGTCATCGTCCTGGAATCCAAATGAGATAAGTAAACAGATCTCTGGATTTAGTAGCATGGAAACTTCGCATAGCTTGTCTGAGGATGAAGCACATGATGATGACCGATCTACCGCTGCAAATAATGGATGGCACTCGGACAATGAGTTAAACTCGAAAAGTTTTCCACCTCGTGTTTTCAATCGCATCAAAGAATATTCAAGCTTGGAATCTCAGCGGATCCAAGAATCAGATAAGTTTGACAGGATTGGTTCGGATGTCTCAAAAAATTTATTAGCCTCTGATATTTTAGAAGATCCAGTTGGAATGCCACCTGAG TGGGCACCACCAAATGTGAGTGTTCCAATGTTGAATCTGGTCGATAAAATATTTCAACTGAACAGGAGAGGTTGGCTAAG AAGACAGGTGTACTGGATTTCAAAACAGATCTTGCAATTGATAATGGAGGATGCAATTGATGATTGGATATTAAGACAAATCCATTGGTTAAGGAGGGATGATGTTATTGCTCAAGGAATTCGATGGGTTCAAGAT GTTCTCTGGCCTAATGGCACATTCATCATTAGGCTTGGTAGCAGTCAAGGGGAGCTTGATGATTTTAATATTGATCAGAAACCGTCTCAAAGTACAAGTGGTTCTTATGGTGATAAAGTCACTAGACCAAGCTCTTTTGAGGCCCAACTCGAGGCAGCTCGCAGAGCAGATGATGTTAAGAAAATGCTACTTG GTGGAGCTCCGACAGCATTAGTCAGCTTAATTGGATCAAATCAATATCGGCGCTGTGCAAGGGATATTTACTATTTCTCTCAG TCTACCATCTGCATCAAGCAGCTTGCATATAGTATGCTGGAAATGGTGCTTGTTTCAGTCTTTCCAGAATTAAGTGATGTGATGCTCGACATTCATGACAAGGCACGTAAACAGTCCTAA
- the LOC103987688 gene encoding protein MKS1: protein MDPSEPRPSPRRELQGPRPAPLRVSRESRKIKKPPVAPPPHHQYPPEPQPQHDRDPVVIYTVSPKIIHANPSEFMSLVQRLTGPGSDPSTEPSLPSPGEALSPAARIATFEKAASPHASDLYRARMGAVGGFEIEGEATVDRPASFPGVLSPVPASLLPISPTLFSPSFDPSVLGFLLELSPVLANKSNVDGNNRSFMDGGSFLASPSNNLLSTPTVPSPGAFWELLNQFPDL from the coding sequence ATGGATCCCTCGGAACCCCGACCGTCGCCGAGGCGAGAGCTGCAAGGCCCACGGCCTGCTCCTCTCAGGGTAAGCAGAGAGTCGCGCAAGATCAAGAAGCCACCTGTAGCGCCGCCACCGCACCACCAGTACCCGCCGGAGCCGCAGCCGCAGCACGACCGGGATCCGGTGGTCATCTACACCGTCTCCCCCAAGATCATCCACGCCAACCCCAGCGAGTTCATGTCCCTCGTCCAGAGACTGACCGGCCCCGGCTCAGATCCCTCCACTGAACCCTCGCTGCCCTCGCCCGGGGAAGCGCTCTCCCCCGCCGCCCGTATCGCCACGTTCGAGAAGGCGGCGTCGCCGCATGCATCCGACCTCTACCGAGCGCGGATGGGTGCCGTGGGCGGGTTCGAGATCGAGGGGGAAGCGACGGTGGACCGGCCGGCTTCGTTTCCGGGGGTCTTGTCGCCCGTACCGGCCTCGCTCCTCCCGATATCTCCGACCCTGTTCTCGCCGTCGTTCGATCCGAGCGTGCTGGGCTTCTTGCTCGAGCTAAGTCCAGTCTTGGCCAACAAGAGCAACGTCGACGGCAACAACAGGAGCTTCATGGACGGCGGCAGCTTCTTGGCTAGTCCCAGTAACAACTTGCTGTCGACGCCTACTGTTCCTTCCCCTGGAGCTTTCTGGGAACTGTTGAACCAGTTCCCGGATTTGTAG
- the LOC135583382 gene encoding uncharacterized protein LOC135583382 isoform X1 has translation MRAMETLQDLIEEAKVRTVCWAICVFAISYFLSHTSKSMWTNVPISVLILVAFRVLSYDVELRWRVRPVPKQTYLSHLEKKQLRLEDSRLSIVVPTSRWKRKFDSPLVEAAVEEFINKILQDFVIDLWYSSISPDKEAPELIRSFVLDVLGEISGRVKQINLVDLLTRDLIDLVGNQLDLYRKNQSEIGVNVMITLSSEERDEKLKRHLMASKELHPALFSPESEYKVLQRIVGGVLSLALKPREAQCPLVRCLCRELLTCLVVQPVMKFASPGYINELIEYVFLNNKDSSNMEATSDRSLRHSGQNTQSCQLGLVQSGGEKLTDGSEHSHPYVSQKDSLNHIPPRPADWAMVLEATTKRRTEVLAPENLENMWTKGRNYQKKTANLIKTGTPQRSVNTTPGCINTTVQAGSAGKELATYMSESIKGIDENYMVHLTQGVVNNEHHGSYDPEKSQSMELGNIDGNEKHASKSNNNIQLKRSSSTPDMDAIFKTKSDDGTSFKEKCHIDIAKHKEAQSSDVVSHSEGSLHLPKIKCRVVGAYFEKLGSKSFAVYSIAVTDLENKTWFVKRRYRNFERLNRHLKDIPNYSLHLPPKRFLSSSIDDYFVHQRCILLDKYLQVCFIPSPCNLLVWSALLSGRLSILLLQDLLSIANVAEQHEVWDFLSVSSKNYSCGKSTSLVKTLAVNVDDAMDDVFRQFKGSSDGLTLKVAGTSPSHATSPSVADKVLSSSWNPNEISKQISGFSSMETSHSLSEDEAHDDDRSTAANNGWHSDNELNSKSFPPRVFNRIKEYSSLESQRIQESDKFDRIGSDVSKNLLASDILEDPVGMPPEWAPPNVSVPMLNLVDKIFQLNRRGWLRRQVYWISKQILQLIMEDAIDDWILRQIHWLRRDDVIAQGIRWVQDVLWPNGTFIIRLGSSQGELDDFNIDQKPSQSTSGSYGDKVTRPSSFEAQLEAARRADDVKKMLLGGAPTALVSLIGSNQYRRCARDIYYFSQSTICIKQLAYSMLEMVLVSVFPELSDVMLDIHDKARKQS, from the exons ATGAGGGCCATGGAGACGCTGCAAGATCTGATCGAGGAGGCCAAGGTTCGGACGGTTTGCTGGGCCATCTGCGTCTTCGCCATCTCCTATTTCTTGTCGC ATACAAGCAAATCGATGTGGACAAATGTCCCCATTTCTGTTCTCATACTTGTGGCCTTTCGTGTTCTTTCTTATGATGTCGAGCTCCGTTGGAGGGTGCGGCCAGTTCCTAAGCAAACATATTTGTCCCATttggaaaagaagcagttacgtcTTGAAGATTCTCGCCTTTCTATTGTGGTGCCCACTTCAAGATGGAAGAGGAAATTTGATTCACCTCTTGTTGAGGCTGCTGTTGAGGAATTTATTAACAAAATTTTGCAGGACTTTGTCATCGATCTCTGGTATTCATCTATATCTCCTGATAAGGAGGCTCCGGAACTAATACGCTCCTTTGTGCTTGATGTACTTGGTGAAATATCAGGAAGAGTTAAACAAATCAACCTTGTTGACTTGTTAACAAG GGATCTCATTGACTTGGTAGGGAATCAGCTTGACCTTTACAGGAAAAATCAGTCTGAGATAGGTGTGAATGTTATGATAACTTTATCTTCGGAGGAAAGGGATGAAAAATTGAAGCGTCATCTAATGGCTTCCAAGGAACTTCATCCTGCTTTATTTTCACCAGAAAGTGAATACAAG GTACTTCAACGTATTGTTGGAGGAGTTTTATCCTTAGCCTTGAAACCACGAGAGGCTCAATGCCCATTAGTTCGGTGTCTCTGCCGAGAGTTGTTGACCTGCTTGGTTGTGCAACCTGTCATGAAATTTGCCAGCCCTGG GTATATCAATGAACTAATTGAATACGTGTTTCTCAACAACAAAGATAGCAGCAACATGGAGGCCACATCTGATAGGTCGCTTAGACATTCTGGGCAAAACACTCAAAGTTGTCAATTGGGATTAGTTCAAAGTGGTGGGGAAAAACTGACAGACGGTTCTGAGCATAGCCACCCATATGTATCACAGAAAGATTCTCTAAATCATATACCGCCTCGACCAGCAGACTGGGCCATGGTGCTGGAGGCTACTACAAAAAGGAGAACTGAAGTTCTTGCTCCTGAGAATTTGGAGAATATGTGGACTAAAGGAAGAAACTACCAAAAGAAGACTGCCAATCTAATAAAAACAGGGACACCGCAAAGATCTGTGAACACTACTCCAGGGTGCATAAACACTACTGTCCAAGCAGGCAGTGCAGGGAAGGAGTTAGCGACCTATATGAGTGAAAGTATAAAAGGTATAGATGAGAACTATATGGTTCACTTAACACAAGGAGTGGTAAACAATGAGCATCATGGTTCCTATGATCCAGAGAAGAGTCAATCCATGGAGTTGGGCAACATCGATGGAAATGAAAAACATGCCAGTAAAAGTAATAATAACATTCAACTGAAACGTTCTAGCAGCACTCCTGATATGGATGcaatatttaaaaccaaaagtgatGATGGGACTAGTTTCAAGGAGAAATGTCACATAGATATTGCCAAGCATAAGGAAGCGCAAAGTTCCGATGTGGTTTCCCATAGTGAAGGATCCTTGCATCTTCCTAAGATCAAATGTCGG GTTGTTGGAGCATATTTTGAAAAACTTGGATCGAAATCTTTTGCAGTTTATTCAATTGCTGTAACAGATTTGGAGAACAAGACCTGGTTTGTGAAAAGAAG ATATCGGAATTTTGAGCGTCTGAACCGGCATCTGAAGGATATACCTAATTATTCATTGCATTTACCTCCAAAGAGGTTTCTTTCATCCAGCATTGATGATTATTTTGTCCACCAGCGGTGTATCCTTCTTGACAAATATTTGCAAGTATGTTTTATACCTTCACCTTGCAATCTGTTAGTTTGGTCTGCACTTTTGTCTGGACGTCTTTCCATTTTACTTTTGCAGGATCTTTTGTCAATTGCTAATGTTGCAGAGCAACATGAAGTGTGGGactttttaagtgtttcttcAAAG AACTACTCTTGTGGAAAATCTACATCATTGGTGAAAACATTGGCAG TCAATGTGGATGATGCTATGGATGATGTATTTCGCCAGTTTAAAGGGTCTTCTGATGGTCTTACGTTGAAAGTTGCCGGTACATCACCATCTCATGCAACTTCTCCCTCTGTCGCTGACAAGGTTTTGTCATCGTCCTGGAATCCAAATGAGATAAGTAAACAGATCTCTGGATTTAGTAGCATGGAAACTTCGCATAGCTTGTCTGAGGATGAAGCACATGATGATGACCGATCTACCGCTGCAAATAATGGATGGCACTCGGACAATGAGTTAAACTCGAAAAGTTTTCCACCTCGTGTTTTCAATCGCATCAAAGAATATTCAAGCTTGGAATCTCAGCGGATCCAAGAATCAGATAAGTTTGACAGGATTGGTTCGGATGTCTCAAAAAATTTATTAGCCTCTGATATTTTAGAAGATCCAGTTGGAATGCCACCTGAG TGGGCACCACCAAATGTGAGTGTTCCAATGTTGAATCTGGTCGATAAAATATTTCAACTGAACAGGAGAGGTTGGCTAAG AAGACAGGTGTACTGGATTTCAAAACAGATCTTGCAATTGATAATGGAGGATGCAATTGATGATTGGATATTAAGACAAATCCATTGGTTAAGGAGGGATGATGTTATTGCTCAAGGAATTCGATGGGTTCAAGAT GTTCTCTGGCCTAATGGCACATTCATCATTAGGCTTGGTAGCAGTCAAGGGGAGCTTGATGATTTTAATATTGATCAGAAACCGTCTCAAAGTACAAGTGGTTCTTATGGTGATAAAGTCACTAGACCAAGCTCTTTTGAGGCCCAACTCGAGGCAGCTCGCAGAGCAGATGATGTTAAGAAAATGCTACTTG GTGGAGCTCCGACAGCATTAGTCAGCTTAATTGGATCAAATCAATATCGGCGCTGTGCAAGGGATATTTACTATTTCTCTCAG TCTACCATCTGCATCAAGCAGCTTGCATATAGTATGCTGGAAATGGTGCTTGTTTCAGTCTTTCCAGAATTAAGTGATGTGATGCTCGACATTCATGACAAGGCACGTAAACAGTCCTAA